The proteins below are encoded in one region of candidate division WOR-3 bacterium:
- a CDS encoding DUF2948 family protein — MQSGWEFHIDSRESLEEAAEYYHDQHFAIADISYDERGKTFSVEFWRVLYKEAKKKRDFLIYQVLSAPVVRTKLIFQNVDEMKILDEQPVDEMITILYESTKREIRIICCNGTRILLRVNRLDGIMADIGEQIPDAHYYVTLLYWIEIGYPWQLLQDMYKDETTDQQNHTPPRRLRNDSE, encoded by the coding sequence ATGCAATCCGGTTGGGAATTTCATATAGATTCGCGCGAGAGCCTAGAAGAAGCAGCAGAATACTATCATGATCAGCATTTCGCCATAGCCGATATCTCTTACGATGAACGGGGCAAGACCTTTTCTGTAGAGTTTTGGCGGGTTCTATATAAAGAAGCCAAGAAAAAACGTGATTTCCTTATATACCAAGTACTTTCTGCACCGGTGGTAAGAACGAAGCTGATCTTCCAAAATGTTGATGAAATGAAGATCCTAGATGAACAGCCTGTTGATGAAATGATCACCATATTGTACGAATCGACAAAGAGAGAGATAAGAATCATCTGCTGTAATGGCACAAGAATCCTCTTGAGAGTCAATAGGCTTGATGGTATTATGGCAGATATTGGCGAACAGATACCCGATGCTCATTATTACGTGACTTTGCTCTATTGGATTGAGATAGGCTATCCTTGGCAATTGCTGCAGGATATGTACAAAGACGAAACGACGGACCAGCAGAACCATACTCCACCTCGTAGGTTAAGAAATGATTCAGAATAG